The genomic window TGATCTGAAATGAGGCAGAGTAAGAGTAAGGGCATTCTTTACTGGAAATTTGGCTACAAATGCTTGATGGAAGGATCTGCTGTCAGAAAATGCTGTCCCGGATCATGTCTGAATCATGACAATTTTATCAAAACCTTATTTTGATGACGTTGCTGACTACATACATGGTATAACACGATTTACAGTGTAATGGTGGGAACAGTCAAAACtaagctttaaaatgtttttatggtgATGGTGTTGAAGCAAGCTCTATAACAtcatgactttttttatttaaaaataaatttctgaaatGCCAGAAATTTCTGTGAGTGGGCAACTCTGATGTTTGGCAGTTGTTCAGTCATACAGAATAAGTCAGTGTTTTATAAGcttttttccaaagctgaatAGTAACAAAAAGATGGCTAGTATGGGTAAGCACGCTTGGAGCAGAATATGCCTTTTTACTTTCAATGTACTCCTGTCTTTTTCATTAGAACCCAGCCTTTCTAATCTGGATTCTTTGTAAGCAAATGCAATTTCCttacagaaaggagaaaatgtcaTACAACAACTTCCGAGAAAGCAGACTGCGGTTCTCAGACTCCCTTAATGGCCAGCGCTGGATATTCCTGAGAAAAGGCCTAGATGACTTCCGAGATGGCTTTCCCCCTTCATCTGATAACATGATTGTGTATGGTAAAAAGCATCCTGTCTCAATTATAGTGAAAAACAGCACAGGGAACTCTTCATACACAGCtccagggaagaaaagcaagaagtgCACCAAAACACAGATTTATCTTTCCAAGCTCAGCCCTTTGCAGCAAGCCAGGAGGGATTACGTTGCACAGATAGAGCACTGCCTGAAACAGCATCCCACAGTGCTCTACCCACGTTTGGAAAAAAGTAGCTCCCCAAAGGTAATGAGTTCTGTAATCCTGGTTATACAGATTCTTCAGAAAATTGAAACAGGAAACTAGTCTAGCTGATGACTATTTTcaattaacaacaaaaataaataaatccaccacctctttctttccatattaaaaacaaagcaagtgataTCAAAGGTAGCTTAGATTTAGACAGTAGATCCAGATTGTCAGCAAATAATTCGCAGAGCACTATTACATACAGGCTGAGAAACTGAGTGCCTGCCTTCACAGATTACAGAGCATATTATCTGTTAAGCAATCGCCAGGCGCTGACACAAATGGATGCTATGGGGCAGGAAGCAAGTCTAATCAAAATTGAAAAGTTATCTGTGCTCAAGATAGTAGGGTATAATctcattacttttatttttcagcctgtTTACAGAAGTTTATCTCTTTTTCCTGTCTCTGGTTCTTCAAATTTCTCTCCTTCATGAGAGCAAAAGGTAGCAGATAGTTTTTTTGTCTGTCTCGGAGTTTTCAGAACTTGGTTATTTGGATATTGCAAACAGAGGACTGACCAAACACAGTGGCAGAATTGGGCTTTTCACTTCTAGTACTTCACAAAAGGAACAGGGGAGAACTGGAAGATTGTGTTGGAAAGGGCGGACTTCATACTACAGTAGAAGGGGACACTGGGTATCAAGCACCTTTGTCTGTATTGCTGTTTAGGCTGCTCTAGGGATTTATACTAACCTAAGCTTGGATGCCGTAAGATGTTGAAGGGTGGATTTATTGGGAGAAACCTTAGAGTTCAAAAAAGGGAATTGGGTCTCTGTTCTGTAAGATTATGCAACAGCAGAGCTCTCCCTGATCCCTGGTTGCTATTACTGGGGAATGGAACATGAAACATGGAGTTGTCCTGAAGGGAAGAAACTTAAaatcagctgaaataaaatcttatatGTAGTACAGCAGATTGTGATAGGAGATGGCTGAGACCAGAAATTCAGCATGATTCAGAGGTTTGGCAAGCAGCCTGAGTTGCAATTAATACTCTAgagattctggaaaaaaaaaaaagtttcttaacTTGAAGCTTCTGCAGTCTGAACAGCCTTAACTGCTAGAAAACTTCCAGAGACTTGTATGTTGCACAGTCCTTTATACAGCCCCCAAGAACAATTCATCCAATGAGGTTTTTTTCAAACAGATACTCTCCCTTTGCTTGGCTTGCAGCTCTTTGAAGAGGTTGCTGGTGTCTCAGGTCCTGAAATCCTTTTTAAGAGTAAGGCTGGATACAATGACTATCAACGGGAGACCCAAACTCCTCAGGAGGTGCAGGATCATATGGAGGACAAGCAAATGAAAGTAACAGGTTGCAAGAAGCTAGTACAGTGAGTACAGGACAAGATCAGAAGATTAATATAAATGGCTCTGGATATTCCTTATCTGAAATCAGATGTGTGGAAAGAGGAAACTCAGGTGCCTATGAACAGGCTCATTTAGAATTTGAACCAAAGACAAACTCACTATAGCGAGCCTTCTCAGCTAGTGCTGATGAACTTAACATACAATAATTTGCTTGCTGTCTCTGGCTTAGATTCAGTGTTCCTAGGAGCATTTTCTAAAAATTTTCCTCTTTAGCCAGCCCTTTTGCCCGAAATCTGTCATAGGGGTGGTTTCCACTGAGATAGGTTCCTTTGCCTTCCTCAGTGATACTAATGATAAGTTGATATCCCACAACCTGTTCAGAAACTAGTCAGGATTAGTTCTGGGTGTTAAAATGTAAGGAGTCAGCTACGCTGCTGGTTAATTTTCTCAGTCTGagtcagctgagaaaaaaatataatcagtCTCATTTTATGCTTTCCCAGGCCCTTTCAGTAATGTCATAAAGGCACGGTGATGGGCACCATATAAAGCTGTACACTTCCATTTTTAAGAGTTTCCTATTTTGAAAATGGCAAGTTATTTCCCAAGTCTTGCTTTGAAACCTTGACCGTCTTGCTAGACATATCAGGTGTGGCCAAACTGATCTTTACAACTAGTTCAAGTTGCCCAGACTATTCCTGGCCAAAATCATGTCTGGTGGTAAACTGCACCATTTGTGATATAAAGGCATATGGCTGTTGTCTACAGCTAATCAAAGGATGTTtcacattttattgctttaatactgcagcagcaaggagcctCTGGGCAAAAAAGCATGTACCTCGCTTTCTAAGGtaacagaaggaggaaaaaaggccACACAGAGCCACTTAGCTCCACTTCATGAGCACACAAAGCGAGTAACCAAGCATTTTTGTGACTGGGTTATGTCTTTGGTAAGTAAAACGAAACTGCTACCATCTGTTCTCTTTCATTCTAAAACCTAATTACTGTGTTCAGGGCAAATGTCTTTAGAACTAAGAAGTAAAAATATGACTCTGGGTATGTGAATACAGGAGCCAAAGTCAGAAACAAGGAATCTTTTACAAAGATTCCTTGTTTCTGACTCCCAGCTCTGTTGTGTCATGTCTACCAGAGCTCAGTCCTTTGAAATGTAAAGCAAAGAATGAGTATCTTCATACAAAAATACTGCTATGTAAGCTTGCTTCAGAAAGATTTTCCAGGGGATCCATCTCTGTTCAAGCTACTATTTAACTGTCTCACCTGGGAAAAGACCATATATATCTGAAATGGATACACCAATTCATGTCTTAGCTCTGAACTGACTTTGTGCTTGCATCATCACAGTGATGCAAATACCAAGCATATGTGTAGATGAGCTGAAACCAACCCTGGTTTTAATTGTACTTATCGATAGGAATGGGGGCAGGAAGGAattttatagaagaaaaaaaaatatttcacccCCACCACTCTGAGATTGTTTTGATGATGTTGTTCCAGGGAGGTGGGAACTGCAGTATTGATGAAGATGCACTTCAGAGTTTGCTCCACCCCAGCAGTGAAAGTAAGGAGGTTGGCCTCCTTACACCTTTCTGTGCAGCGAAACTCAATGATGGGCAAGCAGAGCAGTCAGGAAAACAGGAGATTTCACCTCTCAAGTTTGCTGTCAGGAGTTCTCATCACCTAGGGTGCCTGCCCTGCCAAGTTAAGGTAAAAGAGCCCACATTTACATTTGATAGAatcataatcatagaatggtttgggttggaagggaccttaaagatcatccagttcaaccccctgccatgggcagcgATACCACCTGCTAGATCAGATTGCCCAGGGTCTCATCCAACCTaatcttgaacacctccagggattggcatccatagcttctctgggcaacctgttccagtgcctcgcCACCCTCAGAGTAACGagtttcctcctaacatctaatctagTTTGAagttcagtttaaaaccattcccccttgttaTTTCACTGAGCAAAAAGTCCTTGCAAGAGTCTGTTTGGGGTGAATTGTGGTGGAGACGGCTGGAGTTGAGGATGGAGCTTTGTTTTCATAAGTACTTGATAATTCTCTATATGCTTATATCTGGAACTCAGAGTAGTTAAAAATGAGCTATTTAATATCAGTTACTttctgcaagcagcaggaaagTAAAATAGGATAATGAGAACTAAGAGTACTGTTTAAGGCCTGACCATACAGTCTTTTTGCTGGTCAAACCATAGAGAATTCTCAGCAGTTTTGCTTGTACCTGAAACCAgtgaaatgaatggaaaaatgcAGCTGAGTGCTGTGCAAGCTTTGGATCAAGTTAAGCAGGTCATGCTCAATACATCTCAGTAACAGTTTGTTAGGTGTTAGTTACACTCGGAGCCCCTAATCTTCTCATGGTGGAGGTGTAAGCAATTGGAGAAAATTGAAGCATAGTACAATGATCTTCCAGTCCCTACCTTTCCTGTTACCTGCTTTTCTTGCTGTACTTTCTTTTAATCATCGAATAAACAGACAAGGGCTAAATGCAGCTGAGGTAAACACTTGAGGAGGATCTGAGGGAAAGCCTCTGCTGGGGGTTTTAGTAAGTGGTTGAAGTTGGACCAA from Anas acuta chromosome 4, bAnaAcu1.1, whole genome shotgun sequence includes these protein-coding regions:
- the FAM47E gene encoding protein FAM47E isoform X3, producing the protein MQFPYRKEKMSYNNFRESRLRFSDSLNGQRWIFLRKGLDDFRDGFPPSSDNMIVYGKKHPVSIIVKNSTGNSSYTAPGKKSKKCTKTQIYLSKLSPLQQARRDYVAQIEHCLKQHPTVLYPRLEKSSSPKLFEEVAGVSGPEILFKSKAGYNDYQRETQTPQEVQDHMEDKQMKVTGCKKLVHSKEPLGKKACTSLSKVTEGGKKATQSHLAPLHEHTKRVTKHFCDWVMSLGGGNCSIDEDALQSLLHPSSESKEVGLLTPFCAAKLNDGQAEQSGKQEISPLKFAVRSSHHLGCLPCQVKEMEVPQLHSTQAFKEFLERKGYQKPRFLLKMLAGGNDSGAQEKTSNSSKKRCPERNDKIRGTSSTTVNTDL
- the FAM47E gene encoding protein FAM47E isoform X2; the encoded protein is MQFPYRKEKMSYNNFRESRLRFSDSLNGQRWIFLRKGLDDFRDGFPPSSDNMIVYGKKHPVSIIVKNSTGNSSYTAPGKKSKKCTKTQIYLSKLSPLQQARRDYVAQIEHCLKQHPTVLYPRLEKSSSPKLFEEVAGVSGPEILFKSKAGYNDYQRETQTPQEVQDHMEDKQMKVTGCKKLVHSKEPLGKKACTSLSKVTEGGKKATQSHLAPLHEHTKRVTKHFCDWVMSLGGGNCSIDEDALQSLLHPSSESKEVGLLTPFCAAKLNDGQAEQSGKQEISPLKFAVRSSHHLGCLPCQVKVLYQPKREKIRYGAWYLDPKTWRKEIVNKPLEASEETINRIRNAKHHLNEKEMEVPQLHSTQAFKEFLERKGYQKPRFLLKMLAGGNDSGAQEKTSNSSKKRCPERNDKIRGTSSTTVNTDL
- the FAM47E gene encoding protein FAM47E isoform X1, with protein sequence MQFPYRKEKMSYNNFRESRLRFSDSLNGQRWIFLRKGLDDFRDGFPPSSDNMIVYGKKHPVSIIVKNSTGNSSYTAPGKKSKKCTKTQIYLSKLSPLQQARRDYVAQIEHCLKQHPTVLYPRLEKSSSPKLFEEVAGVSGPEILFKSKAGYNDYQRETQTPQEVQDHMEDKQMKVTGCKKLVHSKEPLGKKACTSLSKVTEGGKKATQSHLAPLHEHTKRVTKHFCDWVMSLGGGNCSIDEDALQSLLHPSSESKEVGLLTPFCAAKLNDGQAEQSGKQEISPLKFAVRSSHHLGCLPCQVKVLYQPKREKIRYGAWYLDPKTWRKEIVNKPLEASEETINRIRNAKHHLNEKEMEVPQLHSTQAFKEFLERKGYQKPRGRREHFFSPGMTRPHLLLFYCPHLSVTSLRSSKHVVVHSCLDHVLCFDFLFPECLL